The following proteins come from a genomic window of Halomicroarcula saliterrae:
- the proB gene encoding glutamate 5-kinase: MSDPVSDETLAATRQLAADAERVIVKAGTNSLTDDESNLDDAKLDKLVDDIEALLSRGKEVLLVSSGAVGAGIGRVGHDTGTVEESQALSTVGQSHLMRRYTESFERYDRKVAQILITEHDLDNPERFTNFRNTVETLLSWGIVPIINENDAIATEELRIGDNDMISASIAIGVDVDLLVTLTDVGGVYTGNPKEDPTAERIEVVGRNYGEVEDVVTASSTGGFGGIQTKVRGARDVSEHGIPAVIAGSAEPRVLARIADAESVGTIFVPINGGLDD; the protein is encoded by the coding sequence ATGAGTGACCCGGTCTCCGACGAGACGCTCGCGGCGACCCGACAGCTGGCGGCCGACGCGGAGCGGGTCATCGTCAAGGCGGGCACGAACTCCCTGACCGACGACGAGTCGAACCTCGACGACGCCAAGCTGGACAAGCTGGTCGACGACATCGAGGCCCTGCTCTCGCGGGGCAAAGAGGTGCTGCTGGTCTCGTCCGGTGCCGTGGGGGCCGGCATCGGCCGGGTCGGCCACGACACCGGGACCGTCGAGGAGTCCCAGGCGCTGTCGACGGTCGGCCAGAGCCACCTGATGCGCCGCTACACCGAGAGCTTCGAGCGGTACGACCGCAAGGTCGCCCAGATCCTCATCACCGAACACGACCTCGACAACCCCGAGCGCTTTACGAACTTCCGAAACACCGTCGAGACCCTGCTCTCGTGGGGCATCGTCCCCATCATCAACGAGAACGACGCTATCGCTACCGAAGAGTTGCGAATCGGCGACAACGACATGATTTCGGCGTCTATCGCCATCGGCGTCGACGTGGACCTGCTCGTGACGCTGACCGACGTGGGCGGCGTCTACACCGGCAACCCGAAGGAGGATCCGACCGCCGAGCGCATCGAGGTCGTCGGTCGCAACTACGGCGAGGTCGAGGACGTCGTCACCGCGAGTTCGACCGGCGGGTTCGGCGGTATCCAGACCAAGGTCCGTGGCGCCCGTGACGTGTCCGAACACGGCATCCCGGCGGTCATCGCGGGGTCGGCCGAGCCGCGGGTCCTGGCGCGAATCGCTGACGCCGAATCGGTGGGCACAATATTCGTCCCCATCAACGGTGGACTAGATGACTGA
- the proC gene encoding pyrroline-5-carboxylate reductase, with the protein MVHTSVIGCGNMGSALVTGLSKAGNHTIIACDLDPDALAAVADYADETTDDISRAAAADVVFVAVKPDIVEAVLDELDLSADQTLVTIAAGVPTAFVEARTDARVVRIMPNLAAETRDMAAAATGDITDEVRELLDDVGEFAEIEESQMDIATAVNGSGPAFVFYLIEAMTEAGVAGGLDHEEAQVLSAQTFKGAAETVLQDDRSADELIDAVCSPNGTTIEGMEVLWDSDADGAMTDAVAAAERRSKELAADFDDE; encoded by the coding sequence ATGGTACATACGAGCGTCATCGGTTGCGGGAACATGGGCAGTGCGCTGGTCACGGGGCTGTCGAAGGCCGGGAACCACACGATAATCGCGTGTGACCTGGACCCGGACGCGCTCGCAGCGGTGGCCGACTACGCCGACGAGACCACAGACGACATCTCGCGGGCGGCAGCGGCCGACGTGGTCTTCGTCGCGGTCAAGCCCGACATCGTCGAGGCCGTCCTCGACGAGCTCGACCTCTCTGCCGACCAGACGCTGGTCACTATCGCCGCTGGCGTCCCGACCGCGTTCGTCGAGGCCCGAACCGACGCTCGCGTGGTTCGAATCATGCCGAACCTGGCGGCCGAGACGCGCGATATGGCCGCCGCCGCGACCGGCGACATCACCGACGAGGTCCGCGAGCTCCTCGACGACGTCGGCGAGTTCGCCGAAATCGAGGAGTCCCAGATGGACATCGCCACGGCGGTCAACGGCAGCGGTCCGGCCTTCGTCTTCTATCTCATCGAGGCCATGACAGAGGCCGGCGTCGCCGGCGGGCTGGACCACGAAGAGGCTCAGGTCCTCTCCGCACAGACGTTCAAAGGCGCCGCCGAGACGGTGCTGCAGGACGACCGCAGCGCCGACGAGCTCATCGACGCCGTCTGTTCGCCCAACGGGACGACTATCGAAGGGATGGAAGTCCTCTGGGACAGCGACGCCGACGGGGCCATGACGGACGCCGTCGCCGCCGCCGAACGCCGGTCGAAGGAGCTGGCGGCCGACTTCGACGATGAGTGA
- a CDS encoding DUF7344 domain-containing protein, protein MKISQTTADRDLGDAFDLLSSYRRRLVLARVSGAAEAVPVGWLAAELAAAEAEKPAETVTMDEVDRNKVRLHHADIPPLAAAGLVRYNPQRGLVSAGELPLDGDEWLEMPVVEALEAWNDR, encoded by the coding sequence ATGAAGATATCACAGACCACCGCCGACCGGGACCTCGGTGACGCGTTCGACCTCCTCAGCAGCTACCGTCGCCGGCTCGTTCTCGCCCGGGTCAGCGGGGCCGCAGAGGCCGTTCCCGTCGGCTGGCTCGCCGCGGAACTGGCCGCGGCCGAAGCGGAGAAACCGGCCGAAACCGTGACCATGGACGAGGTCGACCGCAACAAGGTCCGGCTCCACCACGCGGACATCCCGCCCCTGGCCGCTGCGGGCCTCGTCCGGTACAACCCACAGCGCGGACTGGTCTCGGCCGGCGAACTCCCCCTCGACGGCGACGAGTGGCTGGAGATGCCCGTCGTCGAGGCGCTCGAAGCCTGGAACGACCGCTGA
- a CDS encoding PAS domain-containing protein: MHSDIDTPTVDHAVPECVLLTDSRGDIAWASAPSDVLGRQPMDLTTVESLFGPTVPDPPPVGTVPVSQRLTTTTAEGEPRLLDVTAETVPGPDVTTYRCQRVDDEQLGLWTVLSRVTDAVVALTTDWRYSYANDAALALLDTPRAALLGEVIWEVFPALQGTQIQRTFERALATQEPETLEWYWEPADQQLEVRCFPSPTGLSVYFRDITDRLAQETDLRQERDLTEQLLRVSPIGIAVHAPDGRFVRLNERAEEILGVDREELVGEILDEPMWDAYGPDGEAFPDEAFPLNVVLRTGTATFGTEMSLRRADGTRLWLSVSAAPLLDTDGDIERVIVTFEEITERKRYERELTASEQRFRAVFEGTLDALVLTDDEGTYLDVNEAACDLYGLDETALVGRNVADFAPPGYDVAAAWERFIETGTLRGEFPLVRSDGERRVTDFVATSNIAPGLHLSALRDITERKADEERLAAQRDELGRLDEVNELIRRVHRAIVGATDRETIETAVCDVLVTAESYPVAMTTRLTAAEEHQVEYTAGVSKRLRDTLRRDGATCVESALRRTSETNALTVLADLQSDPTYPDPLRRLAADHDLRTIGAIPIEHDGAVYGVLTVGSTHEEAFGRRDGAVFAELGRLLGKAIDAIQTKRLLYANAFLELELSVSSRVEPLAALNDRVGGQWRLEGIVPVEAGRYLLYVDVDGTPVTDIERTVDAVPGIETLRPVEVDSDRLLELRVDHDTPISGLLDAGGWIHDGTIENGIAQFVVDVTLDTDVRTYLDRLEQRGIDAELHARREVERTTPAVWAADGTDLGLTDRQRAVLEAAYLSGYFDWPRRRTTGEELADSLDIATSTLHQHLRVASAKVFAGYFDAGTTGPT; this comes from the coding sequence ATGCATTCAGATATCGATACGCCAACCGTCGACCACGCCGTTCCGGAGTGTGTGCTGCTGACCGACTCCCGCGGGGACATCGCCTGGGCGTCCGCTCCCAGTGACGTGCTGGGGCGGCAACCCATGGACCTCACCACCGTCGAGTCGCTGTTCGGCCCGACCGTTCCCGACCCGCCGCCGGTCGGGACCGTGCCCGTCAGCCAGCGCCTGACGACGACCACAGCCGAGGGCGAGCCCCGCCTGCTCGACGTCACCGCCGAGACCGTTCCCGGCCCGGACGTGACGACCTACCGCTGTCAGCGTGTCGACGACGAGCAGCTCGGGCTGTGGACTGTGCTCTCCCGCGTGACCGACGCCGTCGTCGCGCTGACCACGGACTGGCGATACAGCTACGCCAACGACGCCGCCCTGGCGCTGCTCGACACGCCGCGGGCGGCCCTGCTCGGCGAGGTCATCTGGGAGGTGTTTCCCGCGTTGCAGGGGACCCAGATCCAGCGGACGTTCGAGCGGGCGCTGGCGACACAGGAGCCGGAGACCCTGGAGTGGTACTGGGAGCCGGCCGACCAGCAACTAGAGGTCCGGTGTTTCCCCTCGCCGACCGGGCTCTCGGTCTACTTCCGGGACATCACCGACCGGCTGGCCCAGGAGACCGACCTCCGGCAGGAACGGGACCTGACCGAGCAGCTCCTCCGGGTGAGCCCGATTGGCATCGCCGTCCACGCGCCCGACGGCCGGTTCGTCCGGCTCAACGAGCGTGCCGAGGAGATACTCGGCGTCGACCGCGAGGAGCTGGTCGGCGAGATACTGGACGAACCGATGTGGGACGCCTACGGCCCCGACGGCGAGGCGTTTCCCGACGAGGCGTTCCCGCTCAACGTCGTCCTGCGTACCGGCACGGCGACGTTCGGGACGGAGATGTCGCTCCGGCGGGCTGACGGAACCCGGCTCTGGCTCTCGGTCAGCGCCGCGCCGCTGTTGGACACGGACGGCGACATCGAACGGGTCATCGTCACCTTCGAGGAGATAACCGAGCGCAAACGGTACGAACGGGAGCTCACGGCGAGCGAACAGCGCTTTCGCGCCGTCTTCGAGGGGACGCTCGACGCGCTGGTGCTCACCGACGACGAGGGGACGTATCTCGACGTCAACGAGGCCGCCTGTGACCTCTACGGGCTCGACGAGACGGCACTGGTCGGCCGGAACGTCGCGGACTTCGCCCCGCCGGGATACGACGTGGCGGCGGCGTGGGAGCGCTTCATCGAGACGGGCACGCTCAGGGGGGAGTTCCCGCTCGTGCGGTCGGACGGGGAGCGCCGCGTGACGGACTTCGTGGCCACGTCGAACATCGCGCCGGGCCTGCACCTCTCGGCGCTCCGGGACATCACCGAGCGCAAGGCCGACGAGGAGCGGCTGGCGGCCCAGCGCGACGAGCTCGGGCGGCTCGACGAGGTCAACGAACTCATCCGGCGCGTCCATCGAGCCATCGTCGGCGCGACGGACCGGGAGACTATCGAGACGGCCGTCTGTGACGTGCTCGTGACCGCCGAGAGCTACCCGGTCGCGATGACGACCCGGCTCACGGCCGCCGAGGAGCACCAGGTGGAGTACACCGCCGGCGTCTCGAAACGCCTGCGTGACACGCTCCGCAGAGACGGAGCGACCTGCGTCGAATCGGCGCTCCGGCGCACGAGCGAAACGAACGCTCTGACGGTCCTGGCGGACCTCCAGTCCGACCCGACCTACCCCGACCCGCTTCGCCGACTCGCGGCCGACCACGACCTTCGGACCATCGGCGCTATCCCCATCGAGCACGACGGCGCCGTCTACGGCGTGTTGACCGTCGGCTCGACCCACGAGGAGGCGTTCGGGCGGCGTGACGGTGCCGTGTTCGCCGAGCTCGGCCGGCTCCTGGGAAAGGCCATCGACGCCATCCAGACGAAGCGGCTGCTGTACGCGAACGCGTTCCTCGAACTGGAGCTGTCGGTGTCGAGCCGGGTCGAACCGCTCGCCGCGCTGAACGACCGTGTCGGCGGCCAGTGGCGGCTCGAAGGTATCGTCCCCGTCGAAGCGGGCCGGTACCTGCTGTACGTCGACGTCGACGGGACCCCCGTCACCGATATCGAACGAACCGTAGACGCTGTGCCCGGTATCGAGACGCTCCGCCCCGTCGAGGTCGACAGCGACCGGCTGCTGGAGCTGCGCGTCGACCACGACACCCCCATCAGCGGACTGCTCGACGCCGGCGGCTGGATTCACGACGGGACTATCGAGAACGGTATCGCCCAGTTCGTCGTCGACGTCACGCTCGATACCGACGTGCGGACCTATCTCGACCGGCTCGAACAGCGCGGTATCGACGCCGAGCTGCACGCGAGGCGCGAGGTCGAACGCACGACGCCGGCGGTCTGGGCCGCCGACGGAACCGACCTCGGGCTGACCGACCGCCAGCGCGCAGTGCTCGAGGCCGCGTACCTCTCCGGCTACTTCGACTGGCCGCGCCGGCGGACCACCGGCGAGGAGCTGGCCGACTCGCTGGATATCGCCACCTCGACGCTCCACCAGCACCTCCGGGTCGCTTCGGCGAAGGTGTTCGCGGGCTATTTCGACGCCGGTACGACCGGTCCGACGTGA